A genomic stretch from Bacillus sp. E(2018) includes:
- a CDS encoding AAA family ATPase — MFLKRITLLRDEIKSFKEYPFTIPTISKFDEIHLEKNVTFFVGENGTGKSTLLEAIADKCDFHTAGGSRNNMYDVHASESELGNYIRLSWLPKISNGFFLRAESFYSFATHLEEVDTTGFRDYGGRSLHEQSHGESFLSLFLNRFKGKAIYLLDEPEAALSPSRQLTFLKIIHDLTTQGDTQFIIATHSPILLGYPNADILSFDDGKISTIDYESTDHFQVTKYFLNNREKMMDELLKDED; from the coding sequence ATGTTTTTAAAAAGAATTACGCTATTGCGTGATGAAATTAAATCGTTTAAAGAATATCCGTTCACAATTCCTACAATCAGCAAATTTGATGAGATACATCTCGAAAAGAACGTAACTTTTTTTGTGGGAGAGAATGGTACTGGGAAGTCTACATTATTAGAAGCCATTGCGGACAAGTGTGACTTTCATACAGCAGGTGGGAGTCGCAATAATATGTACGATGTGCATGCTTCAGAATCAGAGCTAGGAAATTATATTCGGCTTTCATGGTTGCCGAAAATATCGAACGGGTTCTTTTTACGTGCGGAATCGTTCTACAGCTTTGCCACTCATCTTGAAGAAGTAGACACGACTGGATTCCGTGATTATGGAGGGCGCTCCCTTCACGAACAATCTCATGGAGAATCCTTTCTTTCTCTGTTTTTGAATCGGTTTAAAGGGAAAGCGATCTATTTACTAGATGAACCAGAGGCGGCTCTTTCACCTTCAAGACAACTTACTTTTTTGAAGATTATACATGATCTAACAACTCAAGGTGATACGCAGTTTATTATTGCGACTCATTCTCCAATCTTATTAGGTTATCCGAATGCAGATATTCTAAGTTTCGATGATGGGAAGATATCTACCATAGATTATGAATCTACAGATCATTTTCAAGTAACCAAGTACTTTTTAAATAATAGAGAAAAGATGATGGACGAGCTGCTTAAAGACGAAGATTAA
- a CDS encoding copper amine oxidase → MNLKKLIVPALSVSLLIPTAGNVQAAEKPTVNTPASQLRADLDYLLSEHFVLAVTAMTKSYDGAKDAEAANKALDQNALDMTPAIASVYGEEGAAEFERIFREHNNYTDDLVNAAKEKDKNARADAEKEVAEFVEEFSTFLSTATEGKLPKEAAAEAVKVHEAQVLEVFDNYVEGDFKEANETFREGYKHMYVISDALSGAITTQMPEKFENTKSDTPAADLRSALNSLAAEHFALAATGMQKGFDQKKDYDFVSWAEDAHTADFKAAIASIYGEEGAAQFEKVWQGNHINAQAEIVAATLEGDEAKAKEAKAKLDQFAMDFGAFLGAATAENMPAADAEKAIKAHEDLVRQTFDQYVAGDYDASYASFREGYKYMFGVGQALGGAIVTQMPDKFAGSEMPSDMPKTGFGGASDSTSTSAIALTGLGSLLAVSALFLFRRKSTNQ, encoded by the coding sequence ATGAATCTAAAAAAATTAATCGTACCTGCATTAAGCGTATCCTTACTTATTCCTACTGCTGGAAATGTACAAGCAGCTGAGAAACCAACGGTGAACACACCAGCTTCTCAGTTAAGAGCTGACTTGGATTATCTATTATCTGAACACTTTGTCTTAGCTGTTACAGCTATGACTAAATCATACGATGGAGCGAAAGATGCTGAAGCAGCAAACAAAGCTCTTGATCAGAACGCTCTTGATATGACGCCTGCGATCGCATCTGTCTATGGAGAAGAAGGCGCAGCTGAATTCGAGAGAATCTTTAGAGAACACAATAACTACACAGATGATCTTGTGAACGCAGCGAAGGAAAAAGATAAAAATGCTCGTGCAGATGCTGAAAAAGAAGTAGCTGAATTCGTTGAAGAATTCTCAACGTTCTTAAGTACAGCAACAGAAGGTAAACTTCCAAAAGAAGCTGCTGCAGAAGCAGTTAAAGTGCACGAAGCTCAAGTATTAGAAGTGTTTGATAATTATGTAGAAGGCGACTTTAAAGAAGCTAACGAAACATTTCGTGAAGGTTATAAACATATGTACGTAATCAGTGATGCTTTATCAGGAGCAATCACTACACAGATGCCTGAGAAATTTGAGAATACGAAATCCGATACTCCTGCAGCAGATCTTCGTTCAGCACTAAACAGTTTAGCTGCAGAACACTTTGCACTAGCTGCAACAGGCATGCAAAAAGGATTTGACCAGAAAAAAGACTATGATTTTGTAAGCTGGGCAGAAGATGCTCATACAGCTGATTTTAAAGCTGCTATCGCTTCAATCTATGGTGAAGAAGGAGCAGCTCAGTTTGAAAAGGTATGGCAAGGAAACCATATCAACGCACAAGCTGAAATCGTTGCAGCAACACTAGAAGGTGATGAGGCAAAGGCGAAAGAAGCAAAGGCAAAACTTGATCAGTTTGCGATGGATTTCGGCGCATTCTTAGGAGCAGCGACGGCTGAAAACATGCCAGCTGCTGATGCTGAAAAAGCAATTAAAGCACATGAAGACTTAGTGAGACAAACATTTGATCAATACGTTGCAGGAGATTACGATGCATCATACGCTTCATTCCGTGAAGGGTACAAATATATGTTTGGTGTAGGTCAAGCATTGGGTGGTGCGATTGTAACTCAAATGCCAGACAAGTTTGCAGGAAGTGAAATGCCATCAGATATGCCGAAAACAGGATTCGGTGGAGCAAGTGATTCAACATCTACATCTGCGATTGCTTTAACTGGGCTAGGATCACTATTAGCAGTCTCAGCTCTGTTCTTATTCAGAAGAAAGTCTACGAACCAATAA
- a CDS encoding nicotianamine synthase family protein, whose amino-acid sequence MKERFQLLLSLKVTEYEINELSKFAKECDECYELLKVKLDSLHHFMTDPTNLHRWQEWGEDKDIMSLSEKLREASVQALCDMEKYQSVRTCNHQLNASEYITTLSQTVKHELDELHINDKSKVLFIGSGAFPISALTIASEKNTEVYCIDIDDEAVEMGRKVSEITGLQGKVRFSNSVRNDVHFAKKTTHVLIASLVRNKQEVLNELKDILQPHTKVILRYGNGLKSIFNYPLEMKVTKDWELQSVKRTDGIYDTMVLEKVDA is encoded by the coding sequence GTGAAAGAGAGATTTCAACTACTACTATCTTTGAAAGTCACCGAGTATGAGATCAATGAACTTTCAAAGTTTGCCAAAGAATGTGATGAGTGTTACGAGTTATTAAAAGTAAAATTGGATAGTCTTCATCATTTTATGACAGACCCTACTAACCTGCACCGATGGCAGGAATGGGGAGAAGACAAGGATATTATGTCACTGTCTGAAAAGCTCCGGGAAGCTTCTGTACAAGCGCTCTGTGACATGGAAAAATACCAAAGTGTGCGTACATGTAACCATCAATTGAATGCAAGTGAATACATAACTACACTCTCTCAAACTGTGAAACATGAATTGGATGAATTACATATCAATGATAAATCTAAGGTATTATTTATAGGTTCTGGAGCGTTTCCTATTTCTGCTCTCACGATCGCGAGTGAGAAGAATACCGAAGTTTATTGTATAGACATTGATGATGAAGCGGTGGAGATGGGGAGAAAAGTTTCAGAGATTACAGGTTTGCAAGGAAAGGTGAGATTTTCTAACTCGGTCCGCAATGACGTACACTTTGCCAAAAAAACTACTCATGTATTAATCGCTTCTCTAGTCAGAAATAAACAGGAAGTACTGAATGAACTAAAAGATATATTACAGCCTCATACAAAGGTGATTCTCAGATACGGAAATGGTTTAAAATCAATTTTTAACTATCCGTTAGAAATGAAGGTAACGAAAGACTGGGAACTGCAGAGCGTTAAACGAACAGACGGTATCTATGACACGATGGTCTTAGAGAAGGTAGATGCATGA
- a CDS encoding DMT family transporter, whose translation MKNGVWLAILSSFIFSIMNALVKAVSLNIPYSESVFFRSLIGTIIIFIIMKKKKVAFSKTGVPMLMVRGVFGALYLLAYFYTIAKIPLADASILAHLSPIFAVVLAGLFLKEKLTKTLLYILPVVLAGAFLLVKPQEFSSYSMYALIGVGSAFFAACAATSIRYLSSRHHAYEIVFYFLATATLVSIPLMWNQFVIPSPLDLFYLICIGVVSLVGQLFLTSAFTHENVIVVEVTRYIGIVFNAFWGFLFWSEIPDGQTILGGMLIIASCIFLSRRRSLEAKVDKLRLNKVAMNTNAKS comes from the coding sequence ATGAAAAACGGTGTTTGGCTCGCCATTTTGTCTTCCTTTATTTTCAGTATTATGAACGCTCTCGTTAAGGCAGTAAGTCTAAATATCCCTTATTCAGAAAGTGTATTCTTTAGAAGTTTGATAGGCACAATCATCATCTTTATTATTATGAAAAAGAAAAAGGTAGCCTTTTCAAAAACGGGTGTACCAATGCTTATGGTTCGAGGAGTCTTTGGAGCGTTGTATCTATTAGCCTATTTTTATACAATCGCTAAAATTCCGTTAGCAGATGCGAGTATTCTGGCTCATCTGTCTCCCATTTTTGCCGTAGTATTAGCAGGTTTGTTTTTAAAAGAAAAGCTAACGAAAACGCTTCTTTATATTCTTCCTGTCGTGTTAGCAGGGGCGTTTTTGCTTGTAAAACCACAGGAGTTCTCGTCTTATTCTATGTATGCGCTAATTGGTGTAGGAAGTGCTTTTTTCGCAGCTTGTGCAGCCACTTCTATTCGTTATTTAAGCAGCAGACATCATGCTTATGAGATCGTATTTTATTTTCTCGCTACAGCAACGTTGGTTAGTATACCTTTAATGTGGAACCAATTTGTGATACCTTCACCATTAGACCTGTTTTATCTGATCTGTATCGGAGTTGTGTCTTTAGTAGGACAGTTATTCTTAACAAGTGCATTCACGCATGAAAATGTTATCGTTGTAGAGGTTACCCGTTACATTGGAATCGTCTTTAATGCCTTTTGGGGCTTTTTATTCTGGTCTGAAATTCCAGATGGTCAAACAATTCTAGGAGGTATGTTAATTATTGCATCATGCATCTTCTTATCTCGTAGACGATCATTGGAAGCAAAGGTTGATAAACTAAGATTAAATAAAGTCGCGATGAATACAAACGCTAAAAGTTAA
- a CDS encoding MDR family MFS transporter yields the protein MRKQIMTALLLVTVLAAMEGTIVSTAIPRITSDLSGIELVSWVYAVYMLATAVSTPIYGKLADLFGRKKVILAGIILFLIGSALCGIAMSMEQLIFYRAIQGLGAGAVMPITMTIIGDLYAEAKERAKAQGWISAVWGVAGVLGPLAGGFLVDTLSWRYIFFLNIPFGLLAFFMLAANYKENLTKGKPYIDYWGAVTFSLGTIAFLYALLTGSQTQDWSNPILIGLFATAIVLYALFVYIEKRSPEPLIPLNLFTNKSVLIVNSLTLISGAVVICITIYLPIWSQGVMGKTATQAGFVLMPLPVMWTLGSLAAGNLVGRLKDNWIITLGISVVSAASLLFYLLDAHSPTYLIYVASGVLGLGMGLITPIYMLIIQASVPSNKRGVAVASNTFTNTFSQTLGSAVFGTIFNLITISKAENAGQNLDLNASFEHGGELPTNQLGQLQEIIASGVHAIYGVTLLLTIIGIGISFLLLKYKNEEIESSQVINERLK from the coding sequence ATGAGAAAACAAATTATGACTGCTTTATTGCTCGTTACAGTTCTCGCTGCGATGGAAGGTACGATTGTGAGTACTGCTATTCCTCGTATAACGAGCGATCTTTCCGGTATTGAACTTGTAAGTTGGGTATACGCGGTTTATATGCTGGCCACTGCAGTATCCACGCCAATCTATGGGAAGCTTGCTGACTTATTCGGCCGAAAAAAGGTTATTCTTGCGGGAATTATTCTATTTTTGATCGGCTCTGCTCTATGCGGAATTGCCATGTCCATGGAACAGCTAATTTTCTATCGAGCTATTCAAGGTCTTGGTGCTGGTGCAGTTATGCCGATAACCATGACAATCATCGGAGATCTGTATGCTGAAGCAAAAGAAAGAGCGAAAGCACAAGGTTGGATCTCAGCCGTGTGGGGAGTTGCTGGTGTTTTAGGACCTCTAGCAGGTGGATTTCTTGTTGATACACTGTCCTGGCGATATATTTTTTTCTTAAACATACCGTTTGGACTTCTTGCTTTCTTCATGCTCGCAGCGAATTACAAAGAAAATCTTACAAAAGGAAAACCTTATATTGATTACTGGGGAGCTGTTACGTTTTCTCTTGGTACGATTGCCTTTCTCTATGCCCTTTTAACAGGAAGCCAAACACAAGATTGGAGCAATCCTATCCTTATTGGGCTCTTTGCAACGGCAATCGTGCTTTATGCGCTCTTTGTTTATATTGAAAAAAGGTCACCTGAACCACTCATCCCTCTTAACCTTTTTACTAATAAGAGTGTGCTGATCGTCAACTCACTCACGTTGATCTCTGGGGCTGTTGTCATCTGTATTACGATTTATTTACCGATCTGGAGTCAAGGTGTAATGGGGAAAACCGCTACACAAGCTGGTTTTGTTCTCATGCCACTTCCAGTGATGTGGACACTCGGTTCCCTCGCTGCGGGGAACTTAGTCGGACGGTTAAAGGACAATTGGATTATTACTCTTGGGATTAGCGTCGTAAGTGCAGCCTCCCTTCTTTTCTATCTGTTAGATGCTCATTCTCCAACCTACCTCATCTATGTGGCGTCTGGTGTTCTAGGGCTTGGCATGGGACTTATCACACCGATATATATGCTGATTATCCAAGCTTCTGTACCATCTAATAAGCGCGGGGTAGCTGTGGCGTCCAATACGTTTACAAACACATTCAGCCAAACACTCGGATCTGCTGTGTTCGGTACAATTTTTAATTTAATCACGATCTCTAAGGCTGAAAATGCAGGACAGAATCTTGATCTTAATGCTTCTTTTGAACATGGTGGTGAACTACCAACTAACCAATTGGGTCAACTTCAAGAAATTATAGCTTCTGGGGTTCATGCTATTTACGGAGTGACTCTCCTTTTAACCATTATCGGGATTGGCATCTCCTTTCTCCTTTTGAAATATAAAAATGAAGAAATTGAATCTTCACAGGTAATTAACGAACGTCTAAAGTGA
- a CDS encoding n-acetylglutamate synthase — MVNYDGKVFVSVQNSSNGEVSSQTTFHYKQEGNIVTASYGGGEILKGTLIGIANEDGSLNFRYNHVNTSDEIRGGACISQPEILPDGRLRLHEQWRWAEGSSGESIIEEVK; from the coding sequence ATGGTTAATTATGACGGAAAAGTATTTGTGTCGGTTCAAAACTCTTCGAACGGTGAAGTATCCTCACAAACAACGTTTCACTACAAACAAGAGGGAAACATTGTGACTGCTTCCTACGGGGGTGGAGAAATCTTAAAAGGCACGTTAATCGGAATAGCTAATGAAGATGGCAGCTTGAACTTCAGATACAATCATGTGAACACGTCTGATGAAATAAGAGGTGGAGCGTGCATTTCCCAGCCAGAGATATTACCTGATGGAAGATTAAGACTGCATGAACAATGGAGATGGGCTGAGGGAAGCTCTGGAGAATCCATAATTGAAGAAGTAAAATAA
- a CDS encoding lipase family protein — translation MKKTKELFVFNAEMALFLAVMSYKAYIVHDLCTIELPKHYEMKREIITDSGETFGFIAESEDSLVVSFRGTKTMDNVSSYLDVSQVPYTYVMNSGLTHRGITKIYSTFRDSLLEDINQYYSADKKLLVTGHSLGGSLAALFTLDAAVNTNFQNPILYSFASLPIADENFTKKFYKEVKNSIRVVNIHDAISNCMTPLFFKNKPLLNLPIGQEYQLNFKNRRYIQNHRILCYIHFLSKQFPIEYNELYNKYPGFFPDTSLCE, via the coding sequence ATGAAAAAAACAAAAGAATTATTTGTGTTCAATGCAGAAATGGCTCTGTTCTTGGCAGTGATGTCTTACAAAGCTTATATCGTTCACGATCTTTGTACGATTGAATTACCAAAGCATTACGAGATGAAACGAGAGATTATTACCGATTCTGGTGAAACATTTGGGTTTATTGCTGAGTCAGAGGATTCCTTAGTAGTTTCTTTTCGGGGAACGAAGACCATGGATAATGTAAGTTCATATCTGGATGTTTCTCAGGTTCCTTATACCTATGTGATGAATAGTGGTTTAACCCACCGTGGGATCACTAAAATTTACAGTACATTTCGAGATTCTCTTTTAGAAGATATAAACCAGTACTATTCAGCTGATAAAAAACTACTTGTAACAGGTCATAGTCTTGGCGGAAGTCTAGCCGCTTTGTTTACGTTAGATGCTGCCGTTAACACAAACTTTCAGAATCCCATTCTCTATAGTTTTGCAAGTTTACCAATCGCTGATGAAAATTTCACAAAAAAGTTTTATAAAGAAGTAAAAAACAGCATTCGTGTTGTTAATATACACGATGCCATCTCAAATTGTATGACTCCTCTCTTTTTTAAGAATAAGCCCCTTTTAAACCTCCCTATCGGACAGGAATACCAGCTTAATTTCAAGAATAGGCGATATATTCAAAACCATAGAATCCTCTGTTATATCCATTTTTTAAGCAAGCAATTTCCAATTGAATATAATGAACTTTACAATAAGTATCCAGGTTTTTTTCCTGATACCTCTCTTTGTGAATGA
- a CDS encoding opine metallophore biosynthesis dehydrogenase — translation MNVSKGSEGIVSTKSLKDLGNTLIAGVGPAAIQTAVQLCTAGFSERIGLYNRPGARAERIKRELNQNHFEVNLTIQGKEEELTTKVECFFDDVSQLSDEWDTVILATPCTSYANVIELLQTAGLKRVRTIVLLAPNIGSNDLVKNLLLQEKVEVISMSTYFAATKSLGSAIKAHTKAYKKRIYLGSSNSKSRMVNTLQEFLKSMNIEGEIVDHPLDAECRNITTYVHPAFFLNKFTLNEIFDLHTSGKKYMYKLFPEGPITPQRIKTMVRLWKEISTLMNALGAKSINLLQFLNDDNYPVPTECIQREDIDNFSEYEEVKQEYLLYIRYASILIDPFSNPDHEGRYFEFSAVPFKKAVEEDMEVWSIPRIPFEDYQKLIVIYGLAENLKIPMPEMKRLIKNFESECKQIESLLGIKESLIGARRESSLQEVTNIMKERKRRLQ, via the coding sequence ATGAATGTAAGTAAAGGAAGTGAGGGAATCGTGAGTACGAAAAGTTTAAAAGATCTTGGGAATACCCTAATAGCTGGCGTTGGACCAGCTGCTATTCAAACAGCTGTCCAGCTTTGCACTGCTGGTTTTAGTGAAAGAATAGGATTGTATAATCGGCCAGGTGCTCGTGCAGAACGGATTAAAAGAGAACTGAATCAAAATCATTTTGAAGTCAATCTTACTATTCAGGGTAAAGAGGAAGAATTGACAACAAAGGTAGAATGTTTTTTTGATGACGTATCTCAACTATCCGATGAATGGGATACGGTTATTCTTGCAACCCCCTGTACGAGCTATGCAAACGTAATAGAGTTACTTCAGACTGCAGGATTAAAGCGCGTAAGAACCATAGTTCTTCTAGCTCCAAATATTGGCTCAAACGATCTTGTGAAAAATCTGCTGTTACAAGAAAAAGTTGAAGTAATTAGCATGTCAACCTATTTTGCTGCAACTAAATCACTTGGTTCTGCTATAAAAGCTCACACGAAAGCATATAAAAAACGTATTTATCTAGGTTCATCAAATAGTAAAAGCCGTATGGTAAATACACTGCAAGAATTTTTAAAATCAATGAATATTGAAGGGGAGATCGTCGATCACCCTCTCGATGCAGAATGCAGAAATATAACAACATATGTGCATCCTGCATTTTTCTTAAATAAATTTACATTAAATGAAATATTCGACCTTCATACTAGTGGTAAGAAATATATGTATAAGTTGTTTCCAGAAGGTCCTATCACACCACAAAGAATAAAAACAATGGTGAGGCTCTGGAAAGAGATTTCTACATTAATGAATGCATTGGGAGCAAAATCGATCAATTTATTGCAGTTTTTAAATGACGATAATTATCCAGTACCAACAGAATGCATCCAAAGAGAGGACATTGATAATTTTTCAGAATATGAGGAGGTCAAACAGGAGTATCTGCTCTATATACGCTATGCTTCTATTCTCATCGACCCATTTTCAAATCCTGATCATGAAGGAAGATATTTTGAATTCTCTGCAGTTCCCTTTAAAAAAGCGGTAGAAGAAGATATGGAAGTGTGGTCTATCCCGAGGATACCGTTTGAAGATTATCAAAAATTGATCGTAATCTATGGACTTGCAGAGAATTTAAAAATTCCAATGCCTGAGATGAAAAGACTCATCAAAAATTTCGAATCAGAGTGTAAGCAGATTGAATCTCTGTTAGGAATAAAAGAGTCATTAATAGGAGCAAGAAGAGAATCTTCCTTGCAAGAAGTAACAAACATCATGAAGGAAAGAAAGAGGCGATTACAATGA
- a CDS encoding class F sortase has translation MKKIIFLSISSLLCFVLAAYNYGIFPSQASPLQKESQTGELKKSKLEETTEASEANKSPLTKEFTLLKSEVKKLTEAQARESAENKGIIPAQIEIPSINVKAPIEQVGILENGQMGVPEDINSVGWFEPGTKPGGRGSSVLAGHVDSKTGPAIFFNLKNLKQGDEIIVTDKNGAALTFVVKKQKSYQRNSAPIDEIFQTSSGQNLNLITCSGVFDREEGTHEERLVVFAELQQEKVKEPVTPPEAPENVEVNGSFVTWHAVRKDNIVGYRIYRSEQKDGEYEQVGSISAHERKNYTDQNAEKYYYYVTSIDTLGKESKPSNISKVK, from the coding sequence ATGAAAAAAATCATCTTTCTCTCCATCAGCAGTCTGCTTTGTTTTGTCCTGGCAGCTTACAATTATGGAATCTTTCCATCTCAAGCATCTCCATTACAAAAAGAATCCCAAACCGGAGAGCTTAAAAAATCCAAGTTGGAAGAAACAACAGAAGCATCTGAAGCAAATAAGAGCCCTTTAACAAAAGAGTTCACGCTTTTAAAGTCCGAAGTAAAAAAACTGACTGAAGCTCAGGCGAGAGAATCTGCGGAAAATAAAGGTATCATCCCAGCTCAAATTGAGATTCCTTCAATCAATGTTAAAGCACCTATTGAACAGGTAGGGATTTTAGAAAACGGACAAATGGGGGTACCAGAAGATATCAATAGCGTAGGTTGGTTCGAACCGGGGACGAAACCTGGTGGAAGGGGAAGTTCAGTTTTGGCAGGACATGTTGATAGCAAAACGGGGCCGGCTATTTTCTTTAATCTTAAGAATCTAAAGCAGGGTGATGAAATCATAGTAACGGATAAAAATGGGGCAGCACTTACTTTTGTGGTTAAAAAACAAAAAAGTTATCAAAGAAACTCAGCTCCAATTGATGAGATCTTTCAAACTTCTAGTGGTCAAAATTTGAATCTAATTACTTGCTCTGGCGTTTTTGATCGAGAAGAAGGAACACATGAAGAAAGGCTTGTTGTATTTGCTGAGTTACAGCAAGAAAAAGTTAAAGAACCAGTTACACCTCCTGAAGCACCTGAAAATGTGGAAGTGAACGGAAGCTTTGTAACTTGGCACGCCGTTCGTAAGGATAACATTGTGGGTTACCGAATTTATAGAAGTGAACAAAAAGACGGAGAATACGAACAAGTTGGAAGTATTTCTGCTCACGAAAGAAAGAATTATACAGATCAAAATGCAGAAAAGTATTATTACTATGTAACATCGATTGATACTTTAGGAAAAGAATCGAAACCTTCTAATATCTCTAAGGTTAAATGA
- a CDS encoding GNAT family N-acetyltransferase → MYDHLKKLQKKHLKKASEVLTNSFIDNPMFVYFFPIPNKRRRILRSVFPMVLRILQSNGSLYVTSDKVEGLFCVSQHGEKTKIGKLILAVLSCAFRLPGVFIQLSKVDFLRKASRLQPSNSKLNYYKKNYENFLLVDSVCVDPLHRHQGHMTTMMSAAVEETKQKRTFCLLQTETLQNVRIYEHLGFSLVEEITSDEIPFSTFVMIYDPFGLTTNRELDT, encoded by the coding sequence ATGTATGATCACTTAAAAAAACTGCAAAAAAAACACCTCAAAAAAGCAAGTGAAGTCTTAACGAATTCGTTTATAGATAATCCGATGTTTGTGTACTTTTTTCCAATTCCAAATAAAAGACGAAGAATTTTACGTTCCGTCTTCCCTATGGTCCTTCGTATTCTGCAATCTAACGGCTCATTGTATGTAACGTCTGATAAAGTGGAGGGGCTCTTTTGTGTATCTCAGCACGGAGAGAAAACAAAGATAGGAAAATTAATACTTGCTGTTCTATCATGCGCATTTCGTCTGCCCGGTGTTTTCATACAACTATCTAAGGTAGATTTTTTGAGAAAAGCCAGTCGTTTACAACCATCCAACAGCAAACTTAACTATTATAAGAAAAACTATGAAAACTTTCTGTTGGTCGATTCGGTTTGCGTAGATCCACTTCACCGGCATCAAGGGCACATGACCACTATGATGAGTGCTGCAGTTGAAGAAACAAAACAGAAAAGAACTTTTTGTTTGCTTCAAACAGAAACACTGCAAAATGTGAGAATCTATGAGCACTTAGGCTTTTCACTCGTGGAAGAGATTACGAGTGATGAGATCCCCTTCTCTACTTTTGTAATGATCTATGATCCTTTTGGCTTAACGACAAATAGAGAACTAGATACATAA
- a CDS encoding MarR family transcriptional regulator: protein MTNNDNYEIDELVKYVKNFKDSFLHDEKLNYLQIETMIYLLENPTQTITQLAEKIDTTPASTSIIIDRLAKKEMVNRQYTESDRRKVYVSLTETGSQEINRLLIKKNEIISTSLSPLTSTEKLIFANLNELFQKIND, encoded by the coding sequence ATGACTAATAATGACAACTATGAGATAGATGAACTGGTCAAATATGTTAAAAACTTTAAAGATTCATTTCTTCATGACGAGAAATTAAATTATCTTCAAATCGAAACGATGATCTATCTGCTTGAAAACCCTACGCAAACCATTACACAACTAGCTGAAAAAATAGATACCACCCCAGCTTCAACTTCTATCATTATTGATAGGCTTGCAAAAAAAGAAATGGTGAATCGGCAATATACAGAATCCGATCGAAGAAAAGTATACGTATCATTAACCGAGACCGGATCCCAAGAAATTAACAGGTTGTTGATTAAGAAAAACGAAATCATTTCCACATCCCTGTCACCATTAACTTCAACAGAAAAACTAATCTTTGCAAATTTAAACGAGCTCTTTCAAAAAATTAACGACTAA
- a CDS encoding ZIP family metal transporter, translating to MTKTVLSFIFVIGFALIHLSSKYLSFIKDSPRSKFLSFAGGVAVAYVFLHLIPDLDHYQQKVGERLNHGIGHYLEDHIYLIALLGLALFYGLERLVKNSKKKQQRSQSNSEEIAVSSSVFWVHMASFFLYNAVIGYLLIREEYETKWGMFFFFLALSIHFVANDHGLRKDHKQKYDKYGRVLLTVAIIIGWGIGAITVLHELIVSILVALLAGGIILNVLKEELPDDQESSFIAFITGLAGFSILMMLV from the coding sequence ATGACAAAAACAGTGCTTAGTTTCATATTTGTAATCGGATTCGCTCTCATTCATTTGAGTTCAAAGTACTTAAGTTTTATCAAAGATTCCCCTCGCAGTAAATTTTTGTCTTTTGCAGGAGGAGTAGCTGTTGCCTATGTTTTTCTACATCTCATTCCTGATTTGGATCACTATCAACAAAAGGTAGGAGAACGGCTTAACCATGGAATCGGTCACTACTTGGAAGACCATATCTATTTAATTGCTTTGCTCGGTCTTGCTCTTTTTTATGGACTTGAGCGGCTAGTGAAAAATTCTAAAAAGAAACAACAACGCTCGCAGTCAAACTCTGAAGAAATTGCTGTTTCCTCAAGTGTCTTCTGGGTACATATGGCATCATTCTTTCTGTACAATGCGGTTATTGGTTATTTGCTCATAAGAGAAGAGTACGAAACAAAATGGGGAATGTTCTTCTTCTTTTTGGCATTGAGCATTCACTTTGTTGCTAATGATCATGGTCTGAGGAAGGATCACAAACAAAAATATGACAAGTATGGAAGAGTATTGCTTACAGTCGCTATTATTATTGGTTGGGGTATCGGAGCTATCACGGTTCTTCATGAATTAATCGTATCTATACTTGTTGCTCTGTTAGCTGGAGGTATCATATTAAACGTTCTAAAAGAAGAACTACCAGACGATCAGGAAAGCAGTTTTATAGCTTTCATCACTGGATTAGCAGGTTTTTCAATACTCATGATGTTGGTCTGA